One Loxodonta africana isolate mLoxAfr1 chromosome 15, mLoxAfr1.hap2, whole genome shotgun sequence genomic window carries:
- the LOC100675906 gene encoding olfactory receptor 8A1-like, with protein sequence MAAENHSTVTEFILGGLTNRPDLQLPLFFLFLGIYMVTMVGNLGMIMLICLNSQLHTPMYYFLSNLSFIDMCYSTVITPKMLVNFVSEKNSISYAGCMSQLYFFIVFVIAEFYILMVMAYDRYVAICSPLLYNITMSHQICSLLVAVAYIMGLIGSTVGITLMLKLSYCEILISHYFCDILPLMKLSCSSTYNIELTLFFLAGFNIIVTSLTVLVSYAFILYSIFHIRRMEGRSKAFNTCSSHLIAVGTFYGSSAFMYLKPSTASSLAHENTASVFYTTVIPMLNPLIYSVRNKEVKAVMQKTVRRKLS encoded by the coding sequence ATGGCTGCAGAGAATCACTCTACTGTGACAGAGTTCATTCTAGGAGGATTAACAAATCGGCCAGATCTCCagctccctctcttcttcctttttctagGGATCTACATGGTCACCATGGTGGGGAATCTGGGTATGATCATGCTCATTTGTCTGAATTCCCAGcttcacacccccatgtactactTCCTCAGCAATTTGTCATTTATAGATATGTGCTACTCTACTGTCATTACTCCTaaaatgctggtgaactttgtgtcagagaagaacagtATATCTTATGCTGGGTGTATGTCACAGCTCtactttttcattgtttttgtcaTTGCCGAGTTTTACATACTGAtggtgatggcctatgaccgctatgttgcCATCTGCAGCCCTTTGCTTTATAACATCACTATGTCACATCAAATCTGCTCCTTGCTAGTGGCTGTGGCCTACATCATGGGGCTCATTGGCTCAACAGTAGGGATCACCCTCATGTTAAAACTGTCTTATTGTGAGATCCTCATCAGTCATTACTTCTGTGACATCCTCCCTCTCATGAAGCTCTCCTGCTCTAGCACCTATAATATTGAACTGACACTTTTCTTTTTGGCTGGATTCAACATCATAGTCACCAGTTTAACAGTCCTCGTCTCCTATGCCTTCATCCTCTATAGCATATTCCACATCAGGAGGATGGAGGGTAGGTCCAAAGCCTTCAACACCTGCAGTTCCCACCTTATAGCAGTAGGGACATTCTATGGATCTAGTGCATTCATGTACCTAAAACCTTCCACAGCCAGTTCCTTGGCCCATGAGAACACAGCCTCTGTATTCTACACCACAGTgatccccatgctgaaccccctAATTTACAGTGTGAGGAATAAAGAGGTGAAGGCTGTCATGCAGAAAACAGTGAGAAGAAAACTGTCTTAA